The following proteins are co-located in the Ensifer sp. WSM1721 genome:
- a CDS encoding substrate-binding domain-containing protein: protein MRSGMLKTPALVTTSRAAAAGVLLLAFAGTAPALAQTSDLVSKTAFRVCADPANLPMSDRSGAGFENKIAELMASKLGLPLQYTWFPMATGFVRKTLQANACDVVIAYAQGDELVLNTNHYYTSAYVLIVALNSPLAGVTTLSDPLLKDKRVGIVAGTPPATHLARNGLMPNAKGYHLMVDRRYEDPADDMLADLKSGAIDAAILWGPIGAPLVRASHPDLKVTPLLSEPTPPRLFYRITMGVRQGEKVWERKLNSLIRRNQSEINAILAKAGVPLLNDMGIGPLEVQN, encoded by the coding sequence ATGCGATCCGGGATGCTGAAAACTCCTGCCTTGGTCACAACTAGCCGGGCCGCAGCCGCCGGCGTTCTGCTGCTGGCCTTTGCCGGCACCGCGCCGGCGCTGGCTCAGACGTCGGACCTGGTGTCGAAGACGGCGTTTCGGGTCTGTGCCGATCCAGCCAATCTGCCGATGTCGGATCGCTCAGGTGCAGGGTTCGAGAACAAGATCGCCGAGCTGATGGCGTCAAAGCTCGGACTGCCGCTGCAGTACACATGGTTTCCCATGGCGACCGGCTTCGTTCGCAAGACCTTGCAGGCCAATGCCTGCGATGTGGTCATCGCTTATGCCCAGGGCGACGAATTGGTGTTGAACACCAACCACTACTATACCTCGGCCTATGTGCTGATCGTCGCTTTGAACAGTCCGCTGGCCGGCGTCACGACGCTGTCCGACCCCCTTCTCAAGGACAAGCGGGTCGGCATCGTCGCGGGAACCCCGCCGGCCACGCACCTGGCGAGAAACGGACTGATGCCCAACGCGAAGGGCTACCATCTGATGGTCGATCGGCGCTACGAGGATCCGGCCGATGACATGCTTGCCGACCTGAAATCCGGTGCCATCGACGCAGCCATCCTCTGGGGGCCGATCGGCGCGCCGCTCGTAAGGGCCAGCCATCCGGACCTGAAGGTGACGCCGCTTTTGTCGGAGCCGACGCCGCCGAGGCTCTTCTACCGCATCACGATGGGCGTGCGGCAGGGCGAGAAGGTCTGGGAGCGCAAGCTGAATTCGCTGATCCGCCGCAATCAGTCCGAGATCAACGCCATTCTCGCGAAAGCGGGCGTGCCGCTCCTGAACGATATGGGGATCGGCCCGCTCGAGGTGCAGAACTGA
- a CDS encoding c-type cytochrome, methanol metabolism-related, which translates to MTRLTPAVTMILAVLTLMAGAAGAEDAQAPKDNITAVRDENGRYYTADDVPTFKIAKDGTVDWLTYSGFRRYHSECHVCHGPEGEGSSYAPALKNSAIDMDYYAFIDVVTNGRKKVNAAENSVMPAFGENVNVMCYLDDIYVYLKARGADALPRGRPAKKEPKTDAIRDAENSCLGHN; encoded by the coding sequence ATGACCAGATTAACACCCGCCGTAACGATGATCCTTGCCGTGTTGACGCTCATGGCCGGCGCCGCAGGCGCAGAAGACGCGCAAGCGCCAAAGGACAATATCACCGCCGTCCGCGACGAAAACGGGCGCTACTACACCGCCGACGACGTTCCCACTTTCAAGATCGCCAAGGACGGCACGGTCGACTGGCTGACCTATTCGGGCTTTCGCCGCTACCATTCGGAATGTCATGTCTGTCATGGTCCGGAGGGCGAGGGATCGAGCTATGCGCCGGCCTTGAAGAACTCCGCGATAGATATGGACTACTACGCCTTCATCGATGTCGTCACGAATGGACGCAAGAAGGTGAATGCTGCCGAGAACTCGGTGATGCCTGCCTTTGGCGAGAACGTCAACGTGATGTGTTATCTCGACGACATCTACGTCTATTTGAAAGCGCGCGGAGCCGATGCGCTGCCACGGGGAAGGCCGGCCAAGAAGGAACCGAAAACGGATGCGATCCGGGATGCTGAAAACTCCTGCCTTGGTCACAACTAG
- the xoxF5 gene encoding lanthanide-dependent methanol dehydrogenase XoxF5, with protein sequence MKRLLTMLALTSIGGAQVALANSELQKLIDDPNQWAIQTGDYANLRYSKLDQINKDNVSKLQVAWTFSTGVLRGHEGSPLVVGDMMYVHTPFPNTVYALDLSKEGQIVWKYEPKQDENVIPVMCCDTVNRGVAYADNKIFLHQADTTVVALDAKTGKVIWSVKNGDPSKGETNTATVMPVKDKVLVGISGGEFGVRGHVTAYSMADGKVVWRGYSMGPDSDTLMDPEKTTNLGKPVGKDSGLTTWEGDQWKIGGGTTWGWYSYDPEQNLVYYGSGNPSTWNPTQRPGDNRWSMTIFARDVDTGMAKWVYQMTPHDEWDYDGVNEMILTNQQIDGQDRKLLTHFDRNGFGYTMDRVTGELLVAEKYDPVVNWATKVDMDPNSEKYGRPEVVAQYSTEQNGEDTNTTGVCPAALGSKDQQPAAYSPKTELFYVPTNHVCMDYEPFRVSYTAGQPYVGATLSMYPPKDSHGGMGNFIAWDNKEGKIKWSLPEPFSVWSGALATAGDVVFYGTLEGYLKAVDAATGKELYRFKTPSGVIGNVMTYAHGGKQYVAVLSGVGGWAGIGLAAGLTNPNDGLGAVGGYSALSNYTALGGTLTVFKLPE encoded by the coding sequence ATGAAACGACTTCTTACAATGCTTGCCTTGACATCGATAGGCGGCGCGCAGGTCGCTCTCGCCAACTCGGAATTGCAAAAGCTCATCGATGATCCCAATCAATGGGCCATCCAAACCGGCGACTATGCCAACCTGCGCTACTCGAAGCTCGACCAGATCAACAAGGATAACGTCAGCAAACTGCAGGTGGCGTGGACATTCTCGACCGGCGTTCTGCGCGGTCACGAGGGCTCGCCGCTGGTGGTCGGCGACATGATGTATGTGCATACGCCGTTCCCGAACACGGTCTATGCACTGGATCTCAGCAAGGAAGGACAGATCGTCTGGAAATACGAGCCGAAACAGGACGAGAATGTCATTCCCGTGATGTGTTGTGACACCGTCAATCGCGGTGTTGCCTATGCGGACAACAAGATCTTCCTGCATCAGGCCGATACGACCGTCGTGGCGCTGGATGCCAAGACGGGCAAGGTGATCTGGAGCGTCAAGAACGGCGATCCTTCCAAGGGAGAGACCAATACCGCCACCGTCATGCCGGTGAAGGACAAGGTTCTCGTCGGCATATCCGGCGGTGAGTTCGGCGTCCGCGGCCACGTGACGGCCTATTCGATGGCGGATGGCAAGGTCGTGTGGCGCGGTTACTCCATGGGCCCGGACAGCGATACGCTGATGGACCCGGAAAAGACCACGAATTTGGGCAAGCCGGTCGGCAAGGACTCGGGCCTCACCACCTGGGAAGGGGATCAGTGGAAGATCGGCGGTGGCACGACCTGGGGCTGGTACTCCTACGATCCCGAGCAGAACCTGGTGTATTACGGCTCCGGTAATCCTTCGACCTGGAACCCGACCCAGCGGCCCGGCGACAATCGCTGGTCCATGACGATCTTCGCGCGCGACGTCGACACCGGCATGGCCAAATGGGTCTATCAGATGACGCCCCATGACGAATGGGATTATGACGGGGTCAACGAGATGATCCTGACCAATCAGCAGATCGACGGCCAGGATCGCAAGCTGCTGACCCATTTCGACCGGAACGGCTTTGGCTATACGATGGACCGCGTAACCGGTGAACTGCTGGTGGCGGAGAAGTACGATCCCGTGGTCAACTGGGCGACCAAAGTGGATATGGATCCGAACTCCGAAAAATATGGTCGACCGGAAGTCGTGGCACAGTATTCGACCGAGCAGAACGGCGAGGATACGAACACGACCGGTGTCTGCCCGGCGGCGCTCGGCTCCAAGGATCAGCAGCCTGCGGCCTACTCGCCGAAGACCGAGCTGTTCTACGTGCCGACGAACCACGTCTGCATGGACTATGAGCCTTTCCGGGTAAGCTACACGGCCGGTCAGCCCTATGTCGGGGCCACGCTGTCGATGTATCCGCCGAAGGACAGCCACGGTGGCATGGGCAACTTCATCGCCTGGGACAACAAGGAAGGCAAGATCAAGTGGTCCCTGCCGGAACCGTTCTCCGTCTGGTCGGGCGCTCTGGCAACGGCCGGTGACGTGGTCTTCTACGGTACGCTCGAGGGCTATCTGAAGGCGGTCGACGCCGCGACGGGCAAGGAGCTCTATCGCTTCAAGACGCCTTCCGGAGTGATCGGCAATGTGATGACCTATGCCCACGGCGGCAAGCAGTATGTCGCCGTGCTTTCGGGTGTCGGCGGCTGGGCCGGTATCGGTCTCGCAGCCGGGCTCACCAACCCGAATGACGGTCTCGGAGCCGTCGGCGGCTATTCGGCCCTCAGCAACTACACCGCGCTCGGTGGCACGCTCACCGTGTTCAAGCTGCCCGAATAA
- a CDS encoding c-type cytochrome, which translates to MASRLGTQLAAVVVFGGTLAGMTAPALAFDPAAGDPAAGEKVFRKCQACHAIGPDAKSKTGPVLTGVIGRPAGKVEGYAYSPAMSKEAEAGLIWTPEKIGEFLTNPKGFLPGTKMTFAGLRKDQERADLIAYLATFP; encoded by the coding sequence ATGGCTTCAAGACTTGGTACCCAATTGGCGGCTGTCGTCGTATTCGGCGGAACGCTGGCGGGCATGACTGCGCCGGCACTCGCATTCGACCCCGCGGCGGGCGATCCAGCCGCGGGCGAGAAGGTATTTCGCAAGTGTCAGGCCTGTCACGCGATCGGTCCGGACGCCAAATCGAAGACCGGTCCCGTGCTGACCGGCGTAATCGGCCGGCCGGCGGGCAAAGTCGAAGGCTACGCCTACTCTCCCGCGATGAGCAAGGAAGCCGAGGCAGGGTTGATCTGGACGCCGGAGAAGATCGGCGAGTTTCTGACCAACCCGAAGGGGTTCCTGCCCGGCACGAAGATGACTTTTGCGGGATTGCGCAAGGATCAGGAGCGCGCCGATCTGATCGCATATCTGGCGACGTTTCCTTAA
- the fghA gene encoding S-formylglutathione hydrolase, with product MELVTQSQCFGGTQSVYRHPSQVCGVEMTFGLYMPPQARTRPVPLLWYLSGLTCTHENAMIKAGLQRHAAEQGLALVFPDTSPRGEGVADDEAYDLGQGAGFYVNATQKPWAPHYRMYDYIVTELSALLQEQLPLNGVSGITGHSMGGHGALTIAFRNPEKFRSVSAFAPIVNPTRSDWGRKQFSAYLGDDEAHWGKYDACLLLSELGWHGDILIDQGVADQFLGQLQPEAMARLLAERRQAGILRMQAGYDHSYYFVASFGEDHVRWHAERLKAA from the coding sequence ATGGAACTCGTAACGCAAAGCCAATGTTTCGGCGGAACGCAATCGGTCTACCGGCACCCGTCTCAGGTCTGCGGCGTCGAGATGACGTTCGGCCTCTATATGCCGCCGCAGGCGCGGACACGGCCGGTCCCGCTCCTGTGGTATCTCTCGGGGCTGACATGCACCCATGAGAACGCGATGATCAAGGCGGGCCTGCAGCGGCACGCGGCGGAGCAGGGGCTGGCGCTCGTTTTCCCGGACACCTCGCCGCGGGGCGAAGGCGTCGCCGACGACGAAGCCTATGATCTCGGCCAGGGTGCGGGTTTCTACGTCAACGCCACCCAGAAGCCCTGGGCACCCCACTACCGGATGTATGACTACATCGTCACGGAATTGTCCGCGCTTCTGCAGGAGCAATTGCCGCTCAACGGCGTCAGCGGCATCACCGGCCACTCGATGGGTGGCCATGGGGCACTGACGATCGCCTTTCGCAATCCGGAAAAGTTCCGTTCGGTTTCGGCTTTCGCGCCGATCGTCAACCCGACCCGGTCCGACTGGGGCCGCAAGCAGTTTTCCGCCTATCTCGGCGACGACGAGGCCCATTGGGGCAAGTACGACGCCTGCCTGCTGCTCAGCGAACTCGGCTGGCATGGCGACATCCTGATCGACCAGGGCGTGGCCGACCAGTTTCTAGGGCAGTTGCAGCCCGAGGCGATGGCCCGGCTGCTGGCGGAGCGGCGGCAGGCCGGCATCCTCAGGATGCAGGCAGGCTATGACCACAGCTATTACTTCGTGGCGAGCTTTGGCGAAGACCACGTGCGCTGGCATGCAGAGCGGCTGAAGGCCGCGTAA
- a CDS encoding S-(hydroxymethyl)glutathione dehydrogenase/class III alcohol dehydrogenase, whose amino-acid sequence MRTRAALAVEAGKPLVVTEVELEGPRSGEVLVEVKATGICHTDDFTLSGADPEGLFPAILGHEGAGIVVDVGPGVTSVKKGDHVIPLYTPECRACPSCLSRKTNLCTAIRATQGQGLMPDGTSRFSINGDKIHHYMGCSTFANFTVLPEIAVAKVNPDAPFDKICYIGCGVTTGIGAVINTAKVEIGATAIVFGLGGIGLNVIQGLRLAGADMIIGVDFNNAKKPWGERFGMTHFVNPTEVGDDIVAYLVNLTKRGADQIGGADYTFDCTGNVKVMRQALEASHRGWGKSVIIGVAGAGQEISTRPFQLVTGRSWIGTAFGGARGRTDVPKIVDWYLEGKIAIDPMITHTLALEDINKGFELMHSGESIRSVVLY is encoded by the coding sequence ATGCGCACACGCGCTGCTCTGGCTGTTGAGGCCGGAAAACCCCTTGTTGTGACCGAAGTCGAGCTCGAAGGTCCTCGATCCGGCGAGGTGCTGGTCGAGGTCAAGGCGACCGGCATCTGTCATACCGACGACTTCACGCTCTCCGGCGCCGATCCGGAAGGGCTGTTTCCGGCAATCCTCGGCCATGAGGGCGCCGGCATCGTCGTCGATGTCGGCCCTGGCGTCACCTCGGTGAAGAAGGGCGACCACGTCATCCCGCTCTATACGCCGGAATGCCGCGCCTGCCCCTCGTGCCTTTCGCGCAAGACCAATCTCTGCACCGCCATCCGCGCCACCCAAGGCCAGGGGCTGATGCCGGACGGCACCTCGCGCTTCTCGATTAACGGCGACAAGATCCACCACTATATGGGCTGCTCGACCTTTGCGAACTTTACCGTGCTGCCGGAGATCGCCGTCGCCAAGGTCAATCCCGACGCGCCCTTCGACAAGATCTGCTACATCGGCTGCGGCGTCACCACCGGCATCGGCGCCGTGATCAACACCGCCAAGGTCGAGATCGGCGCGACGGCGATCGTCTTCGGGCTCGGCGGCATCGGTTTGAACGTCATTCAAGGGCTGCGGCTCGCCGGTGCCGACATGATCATCGGCGTCGATTTCAACAACGCCAAGAAGCCCTGGGGCGAAAGGTTCGGCATGACCCATTTCGTCAATCCGACCGAGGTCGGCGACGACATCGTCGCCTATCTCGTCAACCTGACGAAGCGCGGCGCCGACCAGATCGGCGGCGCCGACTACACCTTCGACTGCACCGGCAATGTCAAGGTGATGCGCCAGGCGCTCGAGGCCTCGCATCGCGGCTGGGGCAAGTCGGTGATCATCGGCGTGGCCGGCGCCGGCCAGGAGATTTCGACGCGGCCGTTCCAGCTCGTCACCGGCCGCAGCTGGATAGGCACCGCCTTTGGCGGCGCCCGCGGCCGCACCGACGTGCCGAAGATCGTCGACTGGTACTTGGAAGGCAAGATCGCGATCGATCCGATGATCACCCACACCTTGGCCCTCGAGGACATCAACAAGGGCTTCGAGCTCATGCATTCCGGCGAAAGCATCCGGAGTGTGGTCCTGTATTGA